Proteins found in one Takifugu rubripes chromosome 15, fTakRub1.2, whole genome shotgun sequence genomic segment:
- the uimc1 gene encoding BRCA1-A complex subunit RAP80 isoform X4 — MRNEGVKDAFDIPAGDRSEDEVLDTRDDSGKPPSSRLSPMTLREKCKQERQNNSRPNEMTEEEMIDLALNLSEQEANIVAIRRQKEEEEAMMKAIRESMRPQNQLCPFQSQSLLDETAAPSMICPRRKLWYSNGNSTSAVSQGASGDICTPKEQRRGTKRSTDESTMSRKRKRKEGSPLLEMPGLPPTQKIYSQTSPSSSDVPDLQLDSLEGSELTQIEECPLQKSPIFPSSYFKAEVHVPRLSQDLLQTCAVLINPVGLNQPSLSGRTAEKLEEESRHAEQQLSSNMTLLWSDEDEDITQVGSPSPVFPDEMPVHRAEEQSTTLNHLPGTSAGPSPTICGFSLSTERGQNFTAAKETIGRQETASKAPECAGSSTVHYYWGVPFCPRGLDPDSYTRVILAQMEVYEKSLKQAQRGLPRKAEWGEAILPQPETSPQSTHQSSADSPQDDFSRRRVLRLRSKKPCEAGDANAEGGEGGGNEGEAEYEPPEKRDEEDGGLMDTDDCRVCPETQLSDMNDDRTRDVIVVADAAAQLPSKSPDLLDVDMILQDDSTAADEQLKEADIDALLESSSEEDVLDRGKTEEDVEMDDLGDGALRRATSPEPDLPVTCQAREPGVNCPMCQRSYPMTEIEVHAAYCDGEETTQDRPEPDFHQASLKPRRKRARKEEEELAESCSTVSNREKCYICQAVVPLRDYGKHTELCIQQSKTENLLSALDKTESRDSEARPSGSKLQPGYVIDLLNDDDDDDVAEEADERAVRISNSPIRSFTPISEATDCLIDFRKQQRSRKLNRRRR, encoded by the exons ATGAGGAATGAAGGAGTCAAGGATGCCTTTGACATCCCTGCTGGAGACCGATCGGAGGATGAAGTGCTGGACACCAGAGATGACAGT GGCAAGCCGCCGTCATCGCGTCTGTCGCCCATGACATTGagagaaaaatgcaaacaagAGAGACAGAACAACTCCAGACCTAACG agatgactgaagaggagaTGATAGACTTGGCTCTTAATCTGAGTGAACAGGAAGCCAATATCGTAGCAATCAGACggcagaaagaagaagaggaggccaTGATGAAAGCCATCCGGGAGAGT ATGAGACCGCAGAATCAGCTGTGTCCATTTCAAAGTCAGAGCCTGCTGGATGAAACAGCCGCTCCCTCCATGATCTGCCCTCGAAGGAAACTCTGGTACTCAAATGGAAATTCAACATCAGCCGTCAGTCAGGGGGCATCAGGGGACATCTGCACACCAAAGGAGCAGAGACGAG GAACAAAACGCAGCACAGATGAAAGTACAATGAGTCGAAAGCGTAAAAGGAAAGAGGGAAGTCCTCTGCTGGAAATGCCAGGTTTGCCTCCAACTCAGAAAATCTACTCGCAGACTTCACCAAGCAGTTCAGACGTCCcggacctgcagctggactcACTGGAG GGCTCTGAATTGACCCAGATCGAGGAGTGTCCCCTCCAGAAATCCCCCATCTTCCCCTCATCTTACTTCAAAGCCGAGGTTCACGTCCCCCGCCTGAgccaggacctgctgcagactTGT GCTGTTCTGATAAATCCTGTCGGGCTGAACCAGCCGTCCCTCTCAG GTCGTACTGctgagaagctggaggaagaatccagacatgcagagcagcagctgagcagcaacatGACACTCCTGTGGTCCGATGAAGATGAAGACATCACG CAGGTAGGTTCTCCAAGCCCGGTCTTTCCAGATGAGATGCCTGTCCACCGGGCAGAAGAACAGTCCACCACCCTGAACCACCTGCCTGGAACTTCTGCAGGACCATCACCAACAATCTGCGG ATTCTCGTTGTCCACCGAACGAGGTCAGAATTTCACAGCTGCAAAGGAGACAATCGGCAGGCAGGAAACAGCCAGCAAGGCGCCCGAGTGTGCAGGCAGCTCGACAGTGCACTACTACTGGGGGGTTCCGTTTTGTCCCCGAGGTCTGGACCCTGACAGCTACACACGG GTGATCCTGGCTCAGATGGAGGTTTACGAGAAGAGTCTGAAACAGGCGCAGAGGGGTCTGCCGAGAAAAGCTGAGTGGGGGGAGGCCATCTTACCCCAGCCAGAG ACGTCCCCTCAGTCGACTCATCAATCATCTGCTGATTCACCCCAAGACGATTTTTCCAGAAG GCGCGTTCTCCGGCTGAGGAGTAAGAAGCCGTGTGAGGCCGGCGACGCTAATGCggaggggggggaaggagggggcaACGAAGGCGAGGCTGAATATGAGCCACCGGAGAAGAGAGACGAGGAAGACGGAGGGCTGATGGACACTGATGACTGCCGCGTTTGTCCAG AGACGCAGCTGAGCGACATGAATGACGACAGGACGCGAGACGTGATTGTGGTCGCCGACGCCGCAGCACAG CTTCCATCTAAAAGCCCCGATCTGCTGGATGTTGACATGATCCTGCAGGACGATTCCACGGCCGCTgatgagcagctgaaggaggctgaCATTGACG CTCTGTTGGAGAGCAGTTCAGAGGAAGACGTCTTAGATAgggggaagacagaggaggacgtggagatggacGACTTGGGAGACGGAGCACTGCGGAGGGCAACGTCCCCCGAGCCAGATCTGCCCGTCACCTGTCAGGCCAGGGAACCCGGCGTAAACTGTCCCATGTGTCAGAGGTCGTACCCGATGACGGAGATCGAGGTCCACGCTGCGTACTGCGACGGTGAGGAAACCACCCAAGACAGGCCGGAACCTGACTTCCACCAAG CGTCATTGAAGCCACGGAGGAAGAGGGCgcggaaggaggaggaagagctcgcCGAGTCGTGCAGCACCGTCAG CAACAGAGAGAAATGTTACATCTGCCAGGCTGTGGTCCCCCTGAGAGACTATGGCAAACACACAGAACTCTGCATCCAGCAATCAAAG ACGGAAAATCTGCTGTCAGCTCTGGACAAAACAGAGAGTAGAGACTCAG AGGCGAGACCAAGTGGATCCAAACTCCAGCCTGG GTATGTCATCGACCTGCTgaatgatgacgacgatgatgatgtgGCGGAGGAGGCTGACGAAAGAGCAGTCAGAATCAGCAACTCCCCCATCAGGTCCTTCACTCCCATCTCTGAGGCCACCGACTGTCTCATCGACTTCAGGAAGCAACAACGTTCCAGGAAGCTGAACCGCAGGCGGAGGTGA
- the uimc1 gene encoding uncharacterized protein uimc1 isoform X2: protein MRNEGVKDAFDIPAGDRSEDEVLDTRDDSGKPPSSRLSPMTLREKCKQERQNNSRPNEMTEEEMIDLALNLSEQEANIVAIRRQKEEEEAMMKAIRESMRPQNQLCPFQSQSLLDETAAPSMICPRRKLWYSNGNSTSAVSQGASGDICTPKEQRRGTKRSTDESTMSRKRKRKEGSPLLEMPGLPPTQKIYSQTSPSSSDVPDLQLDSLEGSELTQIEECPLQKSPIFPSSYFKAEVHVPRLSQDLLQTCVSSGFVWCSQDSSPLKSLPAQLGSPTFPKSPERSSGRAFRKSPVFSDSHLGDGGDSTPENCRSPVFGRNSPPAASPSPCRLQVHNCNSKFDFSSQESVTSVVRSTSSRSQSPVFPKNPAEISATCRSPGSSSSTEGEAEHLRSRSPVFDRTERLPPTCLDMQKHSMKEAVLINPVGLNQPSLSGRTAEKLEEESRHAEQQLSSNMTLLWSDEDEDITVGSPSPVFPDEMPVHRAEEQSTTLNHLPGTSAGPSPTICGFSLSTERGQNFTAAKETIGRQETASKAPECAGSSTVHYYWGVPFCPRGLDPDSYTRVILAQMEVYEKSLKQAQRGLPRKAEWGEAILPQPETSPQSTHQSSADSPQDDFSRRRVLRLRSKKPCEAGDANAEGGEGGGNEGEAEYEPPEKRDEEDGGLMDTDDCRVCPETQLSDMNDDRTRDVIVVADAAAQLPSKSPDLLDVDMILQDDSTAADEQLKEADIDALLESSSEEDVLDRGKTEEDVEMDDLGDGALRRATSPEPDLPVTCQAREPGVNCPMCQRSYPMTEIEVHAAYCDGEETTQDRPEPDFHQASLKPRRKRARKEEEELAESCSTVSNREKCYICQAVVPLRDYGKHTELCIQQSKTENLLSALDKTESRDSEARPSGSKLQPGYVIDLLNDDDDDDVAEEADERAVRISNSPIRSFTPISEATDCLIDFRKQQRSRKLNRRRR from the exons ATGAGGAATGAAGGAGTCAAGGATGCCTTTGACATCCCTGCTGGAGACCGATCGGAGGATGAAGTGCTGGACACCAGAGATGACAGT GGCAAGCCGCCGTCATCGCGTCTGTCGCCCATGACATTGagagaaaaatgcaaacaagAGAGACAGAACAACTCCAGACCTAACG agatgactgaagaggagaTGATAGACTTGGCTCTTAATCTGAGTGAACAGGAAGCCAATATCGTAGCAATCAGACggcagaaagaagaagaggaggccaTGATGAAAGCCATCCGGGAGAGT ATGAGACCGCAGAATCAGCTGTGTCCATTTCAAAGTCAGAGCCTGCTGGATGAAACAGCCGCTCCCTCCATGATCTGCCCTCGAAGGAAACTCTGGTACTCAAATGGAAATTCAACATCAGCCGTCAGTCAGGGGGCATCAGGGGACATCTGCACACCAAAGGAGCAGAGACGAG GAACAAAACGCAGCACAGATGAAAGTACAATGAGTCGAAAGCGTAAAAGGAAAGAGGGAAGTCCTCTGCTGGAAATGCCAGGTTTGCCTCCAACTCAGAAAATCTACTCGCAGACTTCACCAAGCAGTTCAGACGTCCcggacctgcagctggactcACTGGAG GGCTCTGAATTGACCCAGATCGAGGAGTGTCCCCTCCAGAAATCCCCCATCTTCCCCTCATCTTACTTCAAAGCCGAGGTTCACGTCCCCCGCCTGAgccaggacctgctgcagactTGTGTGAGCTCAGGGTTTGTGTGGTGTTCTCAGGACAGTTCTCCTCTGAAGTCTTTACCTGCTCAGCTCGGCAGCCCCACATTTCCCAAAAGCCCTGAACGCAGCAGTGGCCGTGCATTTCGCAAAAGTCCGGTTTTCTCCGACAGCCACCTGGGAGATGGTGGAGATTCAACTCCTGAGAACTGCAGAAGTCCGGTGTTCGGCCGGAATTCTCCGCCTGCGGCCAGTCCGAGTCCCTGCAGACTCCAAGTCCACAACTGTAACTCAAAATTCGATTTCTCATCTCAGGAGAGTGTAACATCTGTGGTGAGATCCACTTCCAGTCGGTCTCAGAGTCCAGTTTTTCCAAAAAACCCTGCAGAAATATCAGCAACCTGTAGAAGTCCAGGATCCTCTAGCAGCACTGAAGGAGAAGCCGAGCACCTTCGAAGTAGAAGTCCCGTGTTTGACAGGACTGAACGACTCCCACCGACATGTCTGGACATGCAGAAACACTCCATGAAAGAG GCTGTTCTGATAAATCCTGTCGGGCTGAACCAGCCGTCCCTCTCAG GTCGTACTGctgagaagctggaggaagaatccagacatgcagagcagcagctgagcagcaacatGACACTCCTGTGGTCCGATGAAGATGAAGACATCACG GTAGGTTCTCCAAGCCCGGTCTTTCCAGATGAGATGCCTGTCCACCGGGCAGAAGAACAGTCCACCACCCTGAACCACCTGCCTGGAACTTCTGCAGGACCATCACCAACAATCTGCGG ATTCTCGTTGTCCACCGAACGAGGTCAGAATTTCACAGCTGCAAAGGAGACAATCGGCAGGCAGGAAACAGCCAGCAAGGCGCCCGAGTGTGCAGGCAGCTCGACAGTGCACTACTACTGGGGGGTTCCGTTTTGTCCCCGAGGTCTGGACCCTGACAGCTACACACGG GTGATCCTGGCTCAGATGGAGGTTTACGAGAAGAGTCTGAAACAGGCGCAGAGGGGTCTGCCGAGAAAAGCTGAGTGGGGGGAGGCCATCTTACCCCAGCCAGAG ACGTCCCCTCAGTCGACTCATCAATCATCTGCTGATTCACCCCAAGACGATTTTTCCAGAAG GCGCGTTCTCCGGCTGAGGAGTAAGAAGCCGTGTGAGGCCGGCGACGCTAATGCggaggggggggaaggagggggcaACGAAGGCGAGGCTGAATATGAGCCACCGGAGAAGAGAGACGAGGAAGACGGAGGGCTGATGGACACTGATGACTGCCGCGTTTGTCCAG AGACGCAGCTGAGCGACATGAATGACGACAGGACGCGAGACGTGATTGTGGTCGCCGACGCCGCAGCACAG CTTCCATCTAAAAGCCCCGATCTGCTGGATGTTGACATGATCCTGCAGGACGATTCCACGGCCGCTgatgagcagctgaaggaggctgaCATTGACG CTCTGTTGGAGAGCAGTTCAGAGGAAGACGTCTTAGATAgggggaagacagaggaggacgtggagatggacGACTTGGGAGACGGAGCACTGCGGAGGGCAACGTCCCCCGAGCCAGATCTGCCCGTCACCTGTCAGGCCAGGGAACCCGGCGTAAACTGTCCCATGTGTCAGAGGTCGTACCCGATGACGGAGATCGAGGTCCACGCTGCGTACTGCGACGGTGAGGAAACCACCCAAGACAGGCCGGAACCTGACTTCCACCAAG CGTCATTGAAGCCACGGAGGAAGAGGGCgcggaaggaggaggaagagctcgcCGAGTCGTGCAGCACCGTCAG CAACAGAGAGAAATGTTACATCTGCCAGGCTGTGGTCCCCCTGAGAGACTATGGCAAACACACAGAACTCTGCATCCAGCAATCAAAG ACGGAAAATCTGCTGTCAGCTCTGGACAAAACAGAGAGTAGAGACTCAG AGGCGAGACCAAGTGGATCCAAACTCCAGCCTGG GTATGTCATCGACCTGCTgaatgatgacgacgatgatgatgtgGCGGAGGAGGCTGACGAAAGAGCAGTCAGAATCAGCAACTCCCCCATCAGGTCCTTCACTCCCATCTCTGAGGCCACCGACTGTCTCATCGACTTCAGGAAGCAACAACGTTCCAGGAAGCTGAACCGCAGGCGGAGGTGA
- the uimc1 gene encoding uncharacterized protein uimc1 isoform X1, which translates to MRNEGVKDAFDIPAGDRSEDEVLDTRDDSGKPPSSRLSPMTLREKCKQERQNNSRPNEMTEEEMIDLALNLSEQEANIVAIRRQKEEEEAMMKAIRESMRPQNQLCPFQSQSLLDETAAPSMICPRRKLWYSNGNSTSAVSQGASGDICTPKEQRRGTKRSTDESTMSRKRKRKEGSPLLEMPGLPPTQKIYSQTSPSSSDVPDLQLDSLEGSELTQIEECPLQKSPIFPSSYFKAEVHVPRLSQDLLQTCVSSGFVWCSQDSSPLKSLPAQLGSPTFPKSPERSSGRAFRKSPVFSDSHLGDGGDSTPENCRSPVFGRNSPPAASPSPCRLQVHNCNSKFDFSSQESVTSVVRSTSSRSQSPVFPKNPAEISATCRSPGSSSSTEGEAEHLRSRSPVFDRTERLPPTCLDMQKHSMKEAVLINPVGLNQPSLSGRTAEKLEEESRHAEQQLSSNMTLLWSDEDEDITQVGSPSPVFPDEMPVHRAEEQSTTLNHLPGTSAGPSPTICGFSLSTERGQNFTAAKETIGRQETASKAPECAGSSTVHYYWGVPFCPRGLDPDSYTRVILAQMEVYEKSLKQAQRGLPRKAEWGEAILPQPETSPQSTHQSSADSPQDDFSRRRVLRLRSKKPCEAGDANAEGGEGGGNEGEAEYEPPEKRDEEDGGLMDTDDCRVCPETQLSDMNDDRTRDVIVVADAAAQLPSKSPDLLDVDMILQDDSTAADEQLKEADIDALLESSSEEDVLDRGKTEEDVEMDDLGDGALRRATSPEPDLPVTCQAREPGVNCPMCQRSYPMTEIEVHAAYCDGEETTQDRPEPDFHQASLKPRRKRARKEEEELAESCSTVSNREKCYICQAVVPLRDYGKHTELCIQQSKTENLLSALDKTESRDSEARPSGSKLQPGYVIDLLNDDDDDDVAEEADERAVRISNSPIRSFTPISEATDCLIDFRKQQRSRKLNRRRR; encoded by the exons ATGAGGAATGAAGGAGTCAAGGATGCCTTTGACATCCCTGCTGGAGACCGATCGGAGGATGAAGTGCTGGACACCAGAGATGACAGT GGCAAGCCGCCGTCATCGCGTCTGTCGCCCATGACATTGagagaaaaatgcaaacaagAGAGACAGAACAACTCCAGACCTAACG agatgactgaagaggagaTGATAGACTTGGCTCTTAATCTGAGTGAACAGGAAGCCAATATCGTAGCAATCAGACggcagaaagaagaagaggaggccaTGATGAAAGCCATCCGGGAGAGT ATGAGACCGCAGAATCAGCTGTGTCCATTTCAAAGTCAGAGCCTGCTGGATGAAACAGCCGCTCCCTCCATGATCTGCCCTCGAAGGAAACTCTGGTACTCAAATGGAAATTCAACATCAGCCGTCAGTCAGGGGGCATCAGGGGACATCTGCACACCAAAGGAGCAGAGACGAG GAACAAAACGCAGCACAGATGAAAGTACAATGAGTCGAAAGCGTAAAAGGAAAGAGGGAAGTCCTCTGCTGGAAATGCCAGGTTTGCCTCCAACTCAGAAAATCTACTCGCAGACTTCACCAAGCAGTTCAGACGTCCcggacctgcagctggactcACTGGAG GGCTCTGAATTGACCCAGATCGAGGAGTGTCCCCTCCAGAAATCCCCCATCTTCCCCTCATCTTACTTCAAAGCCGAGGTTCACGTCCCCCGCCTGAgccaggacctgctgcagactTGTGTGAGCTCAGGGTTTGTGTGGTGTTCTCAGGACAGTTCTCCTCTGAAGTCTTTACCTGCTCAGCTCGGCAGCCCCACATTTCCCAAAAGCCCTGAACGCAGCAGTGGCCGTGCATTTCGCAAAAGTCCGGTTTTCTCCGACAGCCACCTGGGAGATGGTGGAGATTCAACTCCTGAGAACTGCAGAAGTCCGGTGTTCGGCCGGAATTCTCCGCCTGCGGCCAGTCCGAGTCCCTGCAGACTCCAAGTCCACAACTGTAACTCAAAATTCGATTTCTCATCTCAGGAGAGTGTAACATCTGTGGTGAGATCCACTTCCAGTCGGTCTCAGAGTCCAGTTTTTCCAAAAAACCCTGCAGAAATATCAGCAACCTGTAGAAGTCCAGGATCCTCTAGCAGCACTGAAGGAGAAGCCGAGCACCTTCGAAGTAGAAGTCCCGTGTTTGACAGGACTGAACGACTCCCACCGACATGTCTGGACATGCAGAAACACTCCATGAAAGAG GCTGTTCTGATAAATCCTGTCGGGCTGAACCAGCCGTCCCTCTCAG GTCGTACTGctgagaagctggaggaagaatccagacatgcagagcagcagctgagcagcaacatGACACTCCTGTGGTCCGATGAAGATGAAGACATCACG CAGGTAGGTTCTCCAAGCCCGGTCTTTCCAGATGAGATGCCTGTCCACCGGGCAGAAGAACAGTCCACCACCCTGAACCACCTGCCTGGAACTTCTGCAGGACCATCACCAACAATCTGCGG ATTCTCGTTGTCCACCGAACGAGGTCAGAATTTCACAGCTGCAAAGGAGACAATCGGCAGGCAGGAAACAGCCAGCAAGGCGCCCGAGTGTGCAGGCAGCTCGACAGTGCACTACTACTGGGGGGTTCCGTTTTGTCCCCGAGGTCTGGACCCTGACAGCTACACACGG GTGATCCTGGCTCAGATGGAGGTTTACGAGAAGAGTCTGAAACAGGCGCAGAGGGGTCTGCCGAGAAAAGCTGAGTGGGGGGAGGCCATCTTACCCCAGCCAGAG ACGTCCCCTCAGTCGACTCATCAATCATCTGCTGATTCACCCCAAGACGATTTTTCCAGAAG GCGCGTTCTCCGGCTGAGGAGTAAGAAGCCGTGTGAGGCCGGCGACGCTAATGCggaggggggggaaggagggggcaACGAAGGCGAGGCTGAATATGAGCCACCGGAGAAGAGAGACGAGGAAGACGGAGGGCTGATGGACACTGATGACTGCCGCGTTTGTCCAG AGACGCAGCTGAGCGACATGAATGACGACAGGACGCGAGACGTGATTGTGGTCGCCGACGCCGCAGCACAG CTTCCATCTAAAAGCCCCGATCTGCTGGATGTTGACATGATCCTGCAGGACGATTCCACGGCCGCTgatgagcagctgaaggaggctgaCATTGACG CTCTGTTGGAGAGCAGTTCAGAGGAAGACGTCTTAGATAgggggaagacagaggaggacgtggagatggacGACTTGGGAGACGGAGCACTGCGGAGGGCAACGTCCCCCGAGCCAGATCTGCCCGTCACCTGTCAGGCCAGGGAACCCGGCGTAAACTGTCCCATGTGTCAGAGGTCGTACCCGATGACGGAGATCGAGGTCCACGCTGCGTACTGCGACGGTGAGGAAACCACCCAAGACAGGCCGGAACCTGACTTCCACCAAG CGTCATTGAAGCCACGGAGGAAGAGGGCgcggaaggaggaggaagagctcgcCGAGTCGTGCAGCACCGTCAG CAACAGAGAGAAATGTTACATCTGCCAGGCTGTGGTCCCCCTGAGAGACTATGGCAAACACACAGAACTCTGCATCCAGCAATCAAAG ACGGAAAATCTGCTGTCAGCTCTGGACAAAACAGAGAGTAGAGACTCAG AGGCGAGACCAAGTGGATCCAAACTCCAGCCTGG GTATGTCATCGACCTGCTgaatgatgacgacgatgatgatgtgGCGGAGGAGGCTGACGAAAGAGCAGTCAGAATCAGCAACTCCCCCATCAGGTCCTTCACTCCCATCTCTGAGGCCACCGACTGTCTCATCGACTTCAGGAAGCAACAACGTTCCAGGAAGCTGAACCGCAGGCGGAGGTGA
- the uimc1 gene encoding uncharacterized protein uimc1 isoform X3, with protein sequence MRNEGVKDAFDIPAGDRSEDEVLDTRDDSGKPPSSRLSPMTLREKCKQERQNNSRPNEMTEEEMIDLALNLSEQEANIVAIRRQKEEEEAMMKAIRESMRPQNQLCPFQSQSLLDETAAPSMICPRRKLWYSNGNSTSAVSQGASGDICTPKEQRRGTKRSTDESTMSRKRKRKEGSPLLEMPGLPPTQKIYSQTSPSSSDVPDLQLDSLEGSELTQIEECPLQKSPIFPSSYFKAEVHVPRLSQDLLQTCVSSGFVWCSQDSSPLKSLPAQLGSPTFPKSPERSSGRAFRKSPVFSDSHLGDGGDSTPENCRSPVFGRNSPPAASPSPCRLQVHNCNSKFDFSSQESVTSVVRSTSSRSQSPVFPKNPAEISATCRSPGSSSSTEGEAEHLRSRSPVFDRTERLPPTCLDMQKHSMKEAVLINPVGLNQPSLSGRTAEKLEEESRHAEQQLSSNMTLLWSDEDEDITQVGSPSPVFPDEMPVHRAEEQSTTLNHLPGTSAGPSPTICGFSLSTERGQNFTAAKETIGRQETASKAPECAGSSTVHYYWGVPFCPRGLDPDSYTRVILAQMEVYEKSLKQAQRGLPRKAEWGEAILPQPETSPQSTHQSSADSPQDDFSRRRVLRLRSKKPCEAGDANAEGGEGGGNEGEAEYEPPEKRDEEDGGLMDTDDCRVCPETQLSDMNDDRTRDVIVVADAAAQLPSKSPDLLDVDMILQDDSTAADEQLKEADIDALLESSSEEDVLDRGKTEEDVEMDDLGDGALRRATSPEPDLPVTCQAREPGVNCPMCQRSYPMTEIEVHAAYCDGEETTQDRPEPDFHQASLKPRRKRARKEEEELAESCSTVREKCYICQAVVPLRDYGKHTELCIQQSKTENLLSALDKTESRDSEARPSGSKLQPGYVIDLLNDDDDDDVAEEADERAVRISNSPIRSFTPISEATDCLIDFRKQQRSRKLNRRRR encoded by the exons ATGAGGAATGAAGGAGTCAAGGATGCCTTTGACATCCCTGCTGGAGACCGATCGGAGGATGAAGTGCTGGACACCAGAGATGACAGT GGCAAGCCGCCGTCATCGCGTCTGTCGCCCATGACATTGagagaaaaatgcaaacaagAGAGACAGAACAACTCCAGACCTAACG agatgactgaagaggagaTGATAGACTTGGCTCTTAATCTGAGTGAACAGGAAGCCAATATCGTAGCAATCAGACggcagaaagaagaagaggaggccaTGATGAAAGCCATCCGGGAGAGT ATGAGACCGCAGAATCAGCTGTGTCCATTTCAAAGTCAGAGCCTGCTGGATGAAACAGCCGCTCCCTCCATGATCTGCCCTCGAAGGAAACTCTGGTACTCAAATGGAAATTCAACATCAGCCGTCAGTCAGGGGGCATCAGGGGACATCTGCACACCAAAGGAGCAGAGACGAG GAACAAAACGCAGCACAGATGAAAGTACAATGAGTCGAAAGCGTAAAAGGAAAGAGGGAAGTCCTCTGCTGGAAATGCCAGGTTTGCCTCCAACTCAGAAAATCTACTCGCAGACTTCACCAAGCAGTTCAGACGTCCcggacctgcagctggactcACTGGAG GGCTCTGAATTGACCCAGATCGAGGAGTGTCCCCTCCAGAAATCCCCCATCTTCCCCTCATCTTACTTCAAAGCCGAGGTTCACGTCCCCCGCCTGAgccaggacctgctgcagactTGTGTGAGCTCAGGGTTTGTGTGGTGTTCTCAGGACAGTTCTCCTCTGAAGTCTTTACCTGCTCAGCTCGGCAGCCCCACATTTCCCAAAAGCCCTGAACGCAGCAGTGGCCGTGCATTTCGCAAAAGTCCGGTTTTCTCCGACAGCCACCTGGGAGATGGTGGAGATTCAACTCCTGAGAACTGCAGAAGTCCGGTGTTCGGCCGGAATTCTCCGCCTGCGGCCAGTCCGAGTCCCTGCAGACTCCAAGTCCACAACTGTAACTCAAAATTCGATTTCTCATCTCAGGAGAGTGTAACATCTGTGGTGAGATCCACTTCCAGTCGGTCTCAGAGTCCAGTTTTTCCAAAAAACCCTGCAGAAATATCAGCAACCTGTAGAAGTCCAGGATCCTCTAGCAGCACTGAAGGAGAAGCCGAGCACCTTCGAAGTAGAAGTCCCGTGTTTGACAGGACTGAACGACTCCCACCGACATGTCTGGACATGCAGAAACACTCCATGAAAGAG GCTGTTCTGATAAATCCTGTCGGGCTGAACCAGCCGTCCCTCTCAG GTCGTACTGctgagaagctggaggaagaatccagacatgcagagcagcagctgagcagcaacatGACACTCCTGTGGTCCGATGAAGATGAAGACATCACG CAGGTAGGTTCTCCAAGCCCGGTCTTTCCAGATGAGATGCCTGTCCACCGGGCAGAAGAACAGTCCACCACCCTGAACCACCTGCCTGGAACTTCTGCAGGACCATCACCAACAATCTGCGG ATTCTCGTTGTCCACCGAACGAGGTCAGAATTTCACAGCTGCAAAGGAGACAATCGGCAGGCAGGAAACAGCCAGCAAGGCGCCCGAGTGTGCAGGCAGCTCGACAGTGCACTACTACTGGGGGGTTCCGTTTTGTCCCCGAGGTCTGGACCCTGACAGCTACACACGG GTGATCCTGGCTCAGATGGAGGTTTACGAGAAGAGTCTGAAACAGGCGCAGAGGGGTCTGCCGAGAAAAGCTGAGTGGGGGGAGGCCATCTTACCCCAGCCAGAG ACGTCCCCTCAGTCGACTCATCAATCATCTGCTGATTCACCCCAAGACGATTTTTCCAGAAG GCGCGTTCTCCGGCTGAGGAGTAAGAAGCCGTGTGAGGCCGGCGACGCTAATGCggaggggggggaaggagggggcaACGAAGGCGAGGCTGAATATGAGCCACCGGAGAAGAGAGACGAGGAAGACGGAGGGCTGATGGACACTGATGACTGCCGCGTTTGTCCAG AGACGCAGCTGAGCGACATGAATGACGACAGGACGCGAGACGTGATTGTGGTCGCCGACGCCGCAGCACAG CTTCCATCTAAAAGCCCCGATCTGCTGGATGTTGACATGATCCTGCAGGACGATTCCACGGCCGCTgatgagcagctgaaggaggctgaCATTGACG CTCTGTTGGAGAGCAGTTCAGAGGAAGACGTCTTAGATAgggggaagacagaggaggacgtggagatggacGACTTGGGAGACGGAGCACTGCGGAGGGCAACGTCCCCCGAGCCAGATCTGCCCGTCACCTGTCAGGCCAGGGAACCCGGCGTAAACTGTCCCATGTGTCAGAGGTCGTACCCGATGACGGAGATCGAGGTCCACGCTGCGTACTGCGACGGTGAGGAAACCACCCAAGACAGGCCGGAACCTGACTTCCACCAAG CGTCATTGAAGCCACGGAGGAAGAGGGCgcggaaggaggaggaagagctcgcCGAGTCGTGCAGCACCGTCAG AGAGAAATGTTACATCTGCCAGGCTGTGGTCCCCCTGAGAGACTATGGCAAACACACAGAACTCTGCATCCAGCAATCAAAG ACGGAAAATCTGCTGTCAGCTCTGGACAAAACAGAGAGTAGAGACTCAG AGGCGAGACCAAGTGGATCCAAACTCCAGCCTGG GTATGTCATCGACCTGCTgaatgatgacgacgatgatgatgtgGCGGAGGAGGCTGACGAAAGAGCAGTCAGAATCAGCAACTCCCCCATCAGGTCCTTCACTCCCATCTCTGAGGCCACCGACTGTCTCATCGACTTCAGGAAGCAACAACGTTCCAGGAAGCTGAACCGCAGGCGGAGGTGA